Proteins from a genomic interval of Lysobacter arenosi:
- a CDS encoding helix-turn-helix domain-containing protein: protein MTIQVKLDEVLHDRRMTLTELSGKVGITLANLSILKTGKARGIRFTTLQAICEALDCQPGDLLEYRGDSLAEVAVGGEADEEDL from the coding sequence ATGACCATTCAAGTGAAACTCGACGAAGTGCTGCATGACCGGCGCATGACCTTGACCGAACTGTCCGGCAAGGTCGGCATCACCCTGGCCAATCTGTCGATCCTCAAGACGGGCAAGGCGCGTGGCATCCGCTTCACGACGCTGCAGGCAATCTGCGAAGCGCTCGATTGCCAGCCGGGCGATCTGCTCGAGTACCGCGGGGATTCGCTGGCCGAAGTGGCGGTCGGCGGGGAGGCGGACGAAGAAGACCTGTGA
- a CDS encoding NAD-dependent epimerase/dehydratase family protein: MKVLIFGATGMVGQGVLRECLLADDVSYVLAVGRSATGQSNPKLHELVHRDFLDYSAVEDQLQGFDACFFCLGVSSLGMSEADYTHLTYVFTLAAATTLARLNPAMTFVYVTGTGTDSSERGRVMWARVKGRTENALQQLPFKAVYLFRPGVIQPLHGVRSKTGWIQRTYTVTSPLLSLARTLLPHTILSTQRIGQAMLAVARDGAGNPVLESRDIEEVARRGERHG; this comes from the coding sequence ATGAAGGTCCTGATCTTCGGCGCCACCGGCATGGTCGGTCAGGGCGTGCTGCGCGAATGCCTGCTCGCCGATGACGTCAGCTACGTGCTCGCCGTCGGCCGCTCGGCCACCGGCCAGTCCAATCCAAAGCTGCACGAGCTGGTTCATCGCGACTTCCTCGACTACAGCGCCGTCGAAGACCAGCTTCAGGGATTCGATGCCTGCTTCTTCTGCCTGGGCGTCTCTTCGCTGGGCATGAGCGAAGCCGACTATACGCACCTGACCTACGTTTTCACCCTGGCCGCGGCGACCACGCTCGCACGCCTCAATCCGGCGATGACCTTCGTCTACGTCACCGGCACTGGCACCGACAGCAGCGAGCGCGGCCGCGTCATGTGGGCGCGTGTGAAGGGGCGCACGGAAAACGCACTGCAACAGCTGCCGTTCAAGGCGGTCTACCTGTTCCGCCCCGGCGTCATCCAGCCGCTGCATGGAGTCCGTTCGAAAACCGGCTGGATCCAGCGCACCTACACCGTGACCAGCCCGCTGCTGTCGCTCGCACGCACGTTGCTTCCGCACACGATCCTGTCCACGCAACGCATCGGCCAGGCCATGCTGGCTGTCGCCCGCGACGGAGCCGGAAACCCGGTACTGGAAAGTCGCGACATCGAGGAAGTTGCACGACGGGGTGAACGCCATGGTTAA
- a CDS encoding MBL fold metallo-hydrolase, giving the protein MVKASPASKPGRWRARAMFAGLLVVGLVAVTLLSGWSSFGSRAQGERLQRLQHSPQWHDGMFVNPQGSWGDTRSALLRMFEQVPGDVPQSPVPVVRTDPALLAAAAPVGLRVTWFGHSSSLVQIDGVNVLTDPLWSDRPSPLSWLGPKRWYAPPIALADLPRIDAVVISHDHYDHLDRATILAMRAWNTVFVVPLGVGAHLASWGIPESRIRELDWWQSTRVGAIDIHATPARHHTGRLSPQTDKTLWAGYALVGPAHRAYYSGDTGFFPGMADIGRRLGPFDVAMVESGQYDADWPDWHLGPEQAVETSRLVQAKVLVPVHWGLIKLAHHTWTEPVERVLAAASCRGVSVRTPQPGLPLDLGAGARTARWWPDQAWVTAAERPIVATRNGIANERFALANCSATAANRPQEATQ; this is encoded by the coding sequence ATGGTTAAGGCGTCGCCAGCAAGCAAGCCGGGGCGCTGGCGCGCGCGGGCCATGTTCGCGGGGCTGCTCGTGGTCGGCCTGGTGGCCGTCACGTTGTTGAGCGGCTGGTCATCGTTTGGATCGCGGGCGCAGGGCGAACGCCTGCAGCGACTACAACACTCTCCGCAGTGGCATGACGGCATGTTCGTCAACCCGCAAGGCTCCTGGGGCGATACGCGGAGCGCACTGCTGCGCATGTTCGAGCAGGTTCCCGGCGACGTGCCGCAGTCACCGGTGCCGGTCGTGCGCACTGATCCGGCACTGTTGGCAGCCGCCGCGCCTGTCGGATTGCGCGTGACGTGGTTCGGTCATTCCAGTTCGCTGGTGCAGATCGATGGCGTGAACGTGTTGACCGATCCACTGTGGAGCGATCGGCCGTCGCCATTGTCCTGGCTCGGTCCCAAGCGCTGGTACGCGCCGCCGATCGCGCTGGCGGACCTGCCCCGGATCGATGCTGTGGTGATCTCGCACGACCATTACGACCACCTCGATCGCGCGACGATCCTGGCGATGCGCGCCTGGAACACCGTGTTCGTGGTGCCACTGGGCGTCGGCGCGCATCTGGCCAGCTGGGGCATTCCCGAGTCGCGGATCAGGGAGCTGGACTGGTGGCAGTCCACACGCGTTGGCGCGATTGATATCCATGCGACGCCGGCGCGTCACCACACCGGACGGCTTTCCCCGCAGACCGACAAGACACTGTGGGCAGGTTATGCCCTCGTCGGCCCTGCGCATCGGGCCTACTACTCCGGCGATACCGGCTTCTTCCCCGGCATGGCCGACATCGGCCGCCGCCTGGGACCGTTCGATGTCGCGATGGTCGAATCCGGCCAGTACGACGCCGATTGGCCTGATTGGCATCTCGGTCCGGAACAGGCCGTGGAAACCAGTCGGCTGGTGCAGGCCAAAGTGCTCGTGCCCGTCCACTGGGGCCTGATCAAGCTGGCGCACCACACCTGGACCGAGCCGGTCGAGCGCGTGCTGGCTGCTGCCAGCTGCCGCGGCGTGTCGGTGCGAACGCCACAGCCGGGCTTGCCGCTGGACCTCGGCGCAGGCGCCCGGACCGCGAGATGGTGGCCTGACCAGGCATGGGTCACGGCCGCCGAGCGTCCCATCGTCGCAACGCGCAATGGAATCGCCAACGAGCGATTCGCGCTTGCGAACTGTTCCGCAACGGCCGCGAACCGGCCGCAGGAGGCAACGCAATGA
- a CDS encoding TetR/AcrR family transcriptional regulator → MARPRSEDKRNALLAAAVRVFAEDGINAPTARIAKVAGVAEGTLFTYFSNKDELLNHLYMEIKRELREAMLSTYPRAADIKQRASHVWREYVDWGLVNIDKRKVVAQLAVSDRITDDTRAVASAGFAEFQSMLQESMAKGLLREHPPAYVGAILVAIAEATMDFMLKEPAAADQYRAAGFETFWRAVASD, encoded by the coding sequence ATGGCCCGCCCCCGCAGCGAAGACAAACGAAACGCCTTGCTCGCCGCTGCGGTGCGGGTGTTCGCCGAGGACGGGATCAATGCGCCCACCGCCCGCATCGCCAAGGTCGCCGGCGTCGCCGAAGGGACGTTGTTCACCTACTTCAGCAACAAGGACGAACTGCTCAACCATCTCTACATGGAGATCAAGCGCGAACTGCGGGAAGCCATGCTCTCCACCTACCCGCGTGCCGCCGACATCAAGCAGCGGGCGAGTCATGTGTGGCGCGAGTATGTCGACTGGGGCCTGGTCAATATCGACAAGCGCAAGGTCGTGGCGCAGCTTGCGGTGTCCGACCGCATCACCGACGACACCCGCGCCGTTGCCTCGGCCGGATTCGCCGAGTTCCAGTCGATGCTGCAGGAAAGCATGGCCAAAGGTTTGCTGCGCGAGCATCCGCCGGCTTATGTCGGCGCGATCCTGGTCGCGATCGCCGAAGCCACCATGGACTTCATGCTCAAGGAACCGGCTGCCGCCGACCAATACCGCGCGGCGGGCTTCGAGACGTTCTGGCGGGCGGTGGCTTCTGACTGA
- a CDS encoding DUF2975 domain-containing protein, protein MSRADTPALSASRILLTILRVLNILMGVGLVLAMPASFIFEPTFFEFFSKKPPRIDPSLLIPTLRVWFVLALLMVGLVHVQLTRLLAVVATVHDDPFVPENAVRLKTIAWCMLGIEVLRLTFGILAGTMNAAGSNIEWKFSASGWVAVVLLFVLAQVFEVGTRMRADLQTLI, encoded by the coding sequence ATGTCCCGAGCCGATACCCCGGCGCTCAGCGCCTCTCGAATCCTGCTGACGATCCTGCGGGTCCTCAACATCCTGATGGGGGTGGGGCTGGTGCTCGCGATGCCGGCGAGCTTCATCTTCGAGCCCACGTTCTTCGAGTTCTTCAGCAAGAAGCCACCGCGTATCGATCCGTCGTTGCTGATACCGACGCTGCGCGTGTGGTTCGTGCTGGCACTGTTGATGGTCGGACTGGTCCACGTGCAGCTCACCCGATTGCTGGCGGTGGTGGCGACGGTTCACGACGACCCGTTCGTTCCCGAGAATGCCGTGCGCCTGAAAACCATTGCGTGGTGCATGCTCGGAATAGAAGTGCTCAGGCTTACTTTCGGAATATTGGCCGGCACCATGAACGCCGCCGGTTCCAACATCGAATGGAAGTTCTCGGCGAGCGGATGGGTCGCGGTGGTGCTGCTGTTCGTACTGGCGCAGGTCTTCGAAGTCGGGACGCGCATGCGCGCCGACCTGCAAACGCTGATCTGA
- a CDS encoding organic hydroperoxide resistance protein: MTTPLDKVIYTGKTHTTGGRDGSSQSSDGRLDVKLSGPGSSGPGTNPEQLLAAGWSACFLSAIGIAASSRKIKLPADSAVDTEVDLGQNADGYGLQARLNVSLPGIDAATARELVDTAHQTCPYSKATRGNIGVTINLV; this comes from the coding sequence ATGACCACCCCGCTCGACAAAGTCATCTACACCGGCAAGACCCACACCACCGGCGGCCGCGACGGTTCGTCGCAGAGTTCCGATGGGCGCCTGGACGTCAAACTTTCAGGGCCCGGTTCTTCCGGCCCGGGCACCAATCCCGAACAGCTGTTGGCGGCCGGCTGGTCGGCCTGCTTCCTTAGCGCCATCGGTATCGCGGCCTCCAGCAGGAAGATCAAGCTTCCGGCGGACTCCGCCGTCGACACCGAAGTCGACCTGGGCCAGAACGCCGATGGCTATGGCCTGCAGGCCCGCCTCAACGTCAGCCTGCCTGGCATCGATGCCGCCACCGCCCGTGAGCTGGTCGACACCGCGCACCAGACCTGCCCGTACTCGAAGGCCACGCGCGGCAACATCGGCGTGACGATCAACCTCGTCTGA